The nucleotide window TGCATCAGGAGCAGCCTGGCCTGATAAATTCGCCAATGAGAAAAATGATCCGACCAAGCATTGGGCGTTTCAGCCACCGCAGCGATCTGCGTTGCCTACGGTAGTGAGGAAAGATTGGACACGCAATGCTATCGATCATTACATCCTTGCAAAACTGGAAAAAGAGGGGTTAACCCCGTCGCCCGAAGCAGAGAAGATCACACTTTTGCGACGATTACACTTCGATTTGACAGGTTTGCCACCTACCCTGAAAGAAGTAGATGAATTCCTGGCGGATCAGAGTTCGCAGGCTTACGAGAAAAAAGTGGATGCACTGCTGGCATCGCCTCACTATGGTGAGCGCTGGGCACGGCATTGGCTCGATGTGGCACGCTATGCCGACTCGGATGGCTACGAGAAAGATAAATCGCGCCAGATGTGGTTTTACCGCGACTGGGTGGTGCAGGCACATCATCGTGATATGCCTTTTGATCAGTTTATCCGCGAACAGCTGGCGGGCGACCTGATGCCACAGGCTATACAGGATCAGATTGTTGCAACGGGGTATTTGCGGAACTCCATGCTCAATGAAGAGGGCGGGGCGGACCCGGAACAGTTCCGCATGGATGCGATGTTTGACCGCATGGATGCCATCGGCAAAGGCATTCTGGGGGTAACCATTCAATGTGCCCAGTGCCACAATCACAAGTTCGATCCGATCAGCCAGGAAGAATACTACAAGTTGTTTGCGTATCTGAACAACGATCACGAAGCCCAGCGAGTGGTCTATTCACCAGATGAGCTTATGAAGATTGCGAGCCTGCAGAGTCAGATGCGAGCTTTGGAAAATGAATTGCAGCATAAAACACCTGACTGGAAACAGCAGATGCAGGCTTGGGAAGAAGAGCAACGGAAGTATCTGGCCAAGTGGGTGACGCTCGACAAGCTGGAAAACGCTGGCGACAACGGCCAGCGATATATTCATCAACCGGATGGTTCTATTCTGGCGCAGGGGTATGCACCAACGAAGTTTGATACGCACCTGCGCGGGCCAGTTGCAGTCAAAACGATTGCAGCATTCCGTTTGGAGATGCTGAATGATCCGAACCTACCTTGCCAGGGGCCGGGGCGTTCCTTCATGGGGACGTTTGCACTGAGCGAATTCAAAGTACAAGTGACCGACAGCAAGGGGAAGAAATCGAACATCAAGTTCAGCAGGGCCTATGCAGATTACAGCAACCCGACACGCGATCTGGAAGCCAACTTCGATGATCGCTCCAACAAGACACGCATCACTGGTTCCATTGAATTCGCCATCGATGGCAAAACTGATACCGCGTGGGGTATCGATCAGGGGCCAGGCCGACGAAATCGAACACGCGTGGCGATCTTCGTTCCGGAGAAGCCCATCACACTGGACCCAGACAGCAAACTTGATGTATACCTGACGCAGCAGCACGGCGGCTGGAATTCTGACGACCACATGAACAATAATCTGGGAAGGTTCAGGCTGAGCGCGACCGAATCGGAACAGCATAACCCCGTGGTATTGCCACCCGCTATTCTGGACATTCTGCAGAAACCTGAAGAGCAACGAACAGCATTGCAGCAGGCAACTTTGTTCAGCCAATGGCGGGCTGCTGTCCCCGCATGGAAAACCGTGAATGATGAAATTGAGAAACTCTGGCAGCAATGGCCTGCGGGTTCCACGTCGCTGACAGTGCAGTCGATGGATCAGCCTCGAGATACCCGGCTATTGAAGCGGGGCGATTTCCTCAAGCCAGATCGTTCGGTGCAGCCCGGTGTACCGATCGTCTTCCATCCGATTCGTAAGCCTGATGCAGCGGGGAATCGGCTAACATTGGCAGAATGGATAACAGATAGCCGTGCTCCGACAACCGCTCGTGTTGTGGTGAATCGGGTCTGGCAGACCTATTTCGGAACGGGGCTGGTTTCTACTTCCGAAGATTTCGGGTTGCAGTGCGAGCCGCCTTCGCATCCGGAACTGCTCGATTGGCTGGCAGTGGAGTTCATGGAGCAGGGCTGGAGCATGAAGAAACTGCATCGGCTGATTGTCACCTCGGCAACCTACCGGCAATCATCGAAGGTGAACCCGGCACTGGCAACGAAAGATCCCTATAACCGCTTGCTTGGCCGCATGCCCAGGCTGCGCGTGGAAGGGGAAATTGTACGTGATATCAGCCTGTCGGTGAGCGGCTTGCTCAATCCGCAACTGGGCGGGCCTGCCATCTTTTCCCCGGCACCGGCATTTCTGTTTCAGCCACCTACGAGTTATGGACCGTTTACCTGGAATGAAGCACAGGGTGCGGATAGATATCGCCGGTCGCTTTATACGTTCCGAAGACGCTCGACGCCTTACCCGATGTTGTCGGTGTTTGATGCACCCAATGGCGATGCCGCTTGCATCAAACGGGTGCGATCCAACACGCCATTGCAGGCTTTGACCTCACTCAATGAAACGGTGTTTATCGAAACTGCTCGAGCACTCGGGCTGCGGATGATTAAAGAAGGCGGAAATAGCGATGCAGATCGCATTCGGTATGGCTTCCGGGTGTGCACCAGTCGCTGGCCTTCAAAAAGTGAACAAACTGCACTGGAAGCGATGTTACGCAAACAACAAACCAGGTTGGCAGATGGTTGGCTGATACCAGCAGAGGTGCTGTTTGGCAGCCCACAGTTGAAAGAGAAGCTGCCGCAGGGTGTTACACCAACCCAGTGGGCAAGCTACATGTTGCTGGCACGAGTGTTGTTGAATCTTGATGAGGTGATTACGAGGGAATAGGTCTTACTCAAAACCACAATCGCAACCCCACCATGGGGCCTTGCAGTACACTGTTGCCAATCTGCAGATAATCGTAGCCTGCAAAGACTTCGGAATACTTCCACACCAGGCCTACACGGCCGGTGGCGCGGAAGACCCAGGCGTTGCCCAGCGTGCCAGTCTCGATTTGTGCTCCCAGTGAGTAGGGTGCACGCGGAAAGCTCTCGAAGCCATAGACAAAATTAACACCCCAATCGGTGCGGGTCTGATCACTCAGAAAGCGCGTGCCCACGCCTGCCCGGAACTGAGTCTTGTTGGATTGTGCAAAGCGGTAAAGCACGTTGACATCGCCGATAGCCAGTCGATCGTAAAAGTTCTGGTGGTTTTCTTCATAGAGATGAACTCCGCCGCCGATGCCAAAGCGGCTTGTGGTATCAGCGAGGAAGGTGATGCCGAGCCGGTTGATACCGTTGAAGTTGTTGCCTTCTTCAACAGAGGCTCTCATAGTCATCAGGTTTTCCCATGAGTTGGGAACGACATCCTCGTATTTTAATTTTCCCGGTCCGGTCTGCATCTGCCCCTTCCATCCCTCCGCGTAGGGATAGGTGGTGAATTTCCCAGGGAAAAGGTATTCATCATGTAAGCTCGATGCAGGCACGATAAAGGGTGATGCCAGAATTCCCAGGAAAATTTCTCCGGGAAATCCTTCATCTGAATCACCAAAGCTGAGAGAAAACCCGGAATCGTCATCACAGGATTTCGATTTGGAAGTTTCACTGGAAGGTGTTCGCACTTCCGAACGAACATTATTCAACGCACCGTCCTGAGCCTGCAGAGTGCAGGTTACAAGGAACAGGCTTAGAGACCATATCCAGCGTATGGGCATTCTCCCCATTTACTGAAAAGCAGATACCCCATACCCGAAATCGAGTCAATGGAAAAGAAACACCCCGATGATGAATCGGGGTGTTGAGCGAAAAAAGCGGATGTAGCCTACTTGGAAGCTACTCGCTTCAGAGTTTCCATCTTGTCTTTGTCATCCTTGGTGACCATTTCCTTGTCATTGAGTTTGGTCACTTTCATCTTGGTCGTTTCTTCCTTGCCCTGCTGTTTCATGGTGATGGTCAACTGGTCGCCTTCGAGCTTGTACGAACCATCCATATTGATTTTCTGCCCACCGAATTCTGCATCAACGGTCAGCTTGCCTTCCTTGGCGAATTCGATGACCAGCTTGGCGCCTTGTGGCTTGGTTTCAGGTTCCCATTTGCCAAGCAGCAGTTTGCCATCGATTTTATCCTGCATGGCTGAGGTGGAAATCAAGGCAGCCAGCAGCGCGATCAGGGAAATACCACAACGTAACATAAGAACTCCAGAACCCGTGGGTTAACATTTTTGCATTGAATACGGGAACTTCAATGAAATCACATTGTTGAATCAATTCAACACGCCGGCAATGGCTTTGCGCTTGCGGGTGACATATTCAAATACCATCAGCAGCCCATCGGTCGCTTCATTCATCATAGCTGGCGAGCTCCAGGGAGCGTTCAGTTCCGTCAGTGTTCGAACTTCCTGAGCCAGCTTGGCTACTTCAGCTCGTTCAAAGATGACATAGTTACAGGCTGCACCCAGTTCGACCGAACCATAGCGACGACCTTTTTTCAGGGCAGGCAGCAGATCAACAGTAACCTTGTTGTCAGCAGCACGCTTGAGCAATTCATCAATGACTCGCGTGTTCAGCCCTTGCTGGCCCGATTCCTGTTCCATTTCGAGTTCTGTCCAGAGGCCTTCGGGGCCGATGGCAATAGTGATGACCTGATCGATAGCTTCGGCATCGCGTGGATTAACGCTGTTGTACGAAATGCCCTGCTTGGCCAAACGGCCGGCAATCTGCGCGAATTCATCATCCGGGCTGCCGCCCATTTCAAATTCGACCACTTTGAGAAGTGCCATTTCCTCAGCTTCGCTGGCTTTACCAAATACTTGATGAAACCGGCCAGGGTTGAAGGAATTAAACATCCATTGGGGCATAGTAACCTCGTCAGGAGCAGGGCAAGTGGCTCCAATCTTCTCACAATCATAGCTTATGAATATCTCACGTAAAGCAATAAACCTCGCACGTTTATTCTCTACCAGTTCCTGCTGGCCAAACCGAAAGCTTTTCGTTGAATAGCATTACTTCAATCAGTAATCAGCGTTTCCACTCGCGGTAGAAAGCACCTATGAAAATTCACGAATATCAGGCGAAAGAACTGCTGGCTGCCAAGGGGGCCAGTGTGCCTCGTGGCATCGTTGCCCGCACGCCGGAAGAAGTGGGCAAGGCTTATGTCGAGGTTGCACCCGCTGGTGGTGGGCTAGCGGTTATCAAATGCCAGGTGCATGCAGGCGGACGAGGCAAAGGAAAGTTTACTGGCAGCGGCAAGGATTTCGGTGGTGTCAAACTGGTCAAGAGCCAGGCGGAAGCAGTGGATGTTGCCAGCGTCATGCTCAAGTACCCACTGGTGACCAAGCAGACTAATGCGGAAGGACAGAAGGTCAGCACCATT belongs to Planctomycetia bacterium and includes:
- a CDS encoding PSD1 domain-containing protein, giving the protein MRVVCSLTTILLVVLCGLPAFSVDDKIDYETQVLPILKSKCFACHDGSKQKSGLRLDVRSHALKGGETGKPALVAGKPAASELFRRITSENSEEVMPPGKNKLTDQEKETLKKWIASGAAWPDKFANEKNDPTKHWAFQPPQRSALPTVVRKDWTRNAIDHYILAKLEKEGLTPSPEAEKITLLRRLHFDLTGLPPTLKEVDEFLADQSSQAYEKKVDALLASPHYGERWARHWLDVARYADSDGYEKDKSRQMWFYRDWVVQAHHRDMPFDQFIREQLAGDLMPQAIQDQIVATGYLRNSMLNEEGGADPEQFRMDAMFDRMDAIGKGILGVTIQCAQCHNHKFDPISQEEYYKLFAYLNNDHEAQRVVYSPDELMKIASLQSQMRALENELQHKTPDWKQQMQAWEEEQRKYLAKWVTLDKLENAGDNGQRYIHQPDGSILAQGYAPTKFDTHLRGPVAVKTIAAFRLEMLNDPNLPCQGPGRSFMGTFALSEFKVQVTDSKGKKSNIKFSRAYADYSNPTRDLEANFDDRSNKTRITGSIEFAIDGKTDTAWGIDQGPGRRNRTRVAIFVPEKPITLDPDSKLDVYLTQQHGGWNSDDHMNNNLGRFRLSATESEQHNPVVLPPAILDILQKPEEQRTALQQATLFSQWRAAVPAWKTVNDEIEKLWQQWPAGSTSLTVQSMDQPRDTRLLKRGDFLKPDRSVQPGVPIVFHPIRKPDAAGNRLTLAEWITDSRAPTTARVVVNRVWQTYFGTGLVSTSEDFGLQCEPPSHPELLDWLAVEFMEQGWSMKKLHRLIVTSATYRQSSKVNPALATKDPYNRLLGRMPRLRVEGEIVRDISLSVSGLLNPQLGGPAIFSPAPAFLFQPPTSYGPFTWNEAQGADRYRRSLYTFRRRSTPYPMLSVFDAPNGDAACIKRVRSNTPLQALTSLNETVFIETARALGLRMIKEGGNSDADRIRYGFRVCTSRWPSKSEQTALEAMLRKQQTRLADGWLIPAEVLFGSPQLKEKLPQGVTPTQWASYMLLARVLLNLDEVITRE
- a CDS encoding TIGR03066 family protein gives rise to the protein MLRCGISLIALLAALISTSAMQDKIDGKLLLGKWEPETKPQGAKLVIEFAKEGKLTVDAEFGGQKINMDGSYKLEGDQLTITMKQQGKEETTKMKVTKLNDKEMVTKDDKDKMETLKRVASK